A single region of the Sorghum bicolor cultivar BTx623 chromosome 7, Sorghum_bicolor_NCBIv3, whole genome shotgun sequence genome encodes:
- the LOC110437221 gene encoding uncharacterized protein LOC110437221, producing MASERATVPPDVFISDLYKPSVDYKDDMGSDKPPSEPGPDPEPPTAQEQEAMDIEPEPPAPDDSPDWRYPLLQCLVDGTLPSDQAEARRVARRAKTFVLLNGEMYKRSPSGVLMRCIPRQEGIKLLQDIHSGACGHHAAPRTLVGNAFRQGFYWPTTVADAMEIVRVTEPTKL from the coding sequence atggcatccgagcgggccacggtACCCCCGGATGTTTTCAtcagcgacctctacaagccttcTGTCGACTACAAGGATGACATGGGGTCGGATAAGCCCCCGAGCGAACCAGGCCCCGACCCCGAGCCTCCCACTGCTCAGGAGCAGGAGGCCATGGATATCGAGCCCGAGCCCCCTGCACCTGACGACTCGCCAGACTGGCGTTACCCCTTGCTGCAGTGCCTCGTCGATGGCACTCTGCCCTCAGACCAGGCTGAGGCAAGGCGTGTGGCTCGTCGCGCCAAGACCTTTGTCCTCCTCAACGGAGAAATGTATAAGCGCAGCCCCTCAGGCGTCCTTATGCGTTGCATCCCGCGACAGGAGGGAATCAAGCTCCtgcaggacatacactcgggggcttgcggccaccacgccgcgCCTCGAACGCtagtaggaaatgccttccggcaaggcttctactggcccaccaCCGTGGCTGACGCCATGGAGATCGTgcgtgtcacagaaccgaccaaattataa
- the LOC8073238 gene encoding amino acid permease 3: MEVDHGAAGNGNGNGNHVQIQSRRAAESLSSSGSPHKPPLVDDDGRPLRTGTLWTASAHIITAVIGSGVLSLAWGVAQLGWAGGPAAIVVFGAVIYYTSTLLAECYRSGDPMFGPRNRTYIDAVRASLGDSKERLCGAIQLSNLFGIGIGVSIAASVSMQAIRRAGCFHYRGHGDPCHASTSPYIAIFGVMQIVFSQIPDLDKVWWLSTVAAIMSFSYSAIGICLGVAQIEAHGGPRGSLAGVIGAGAGVTVMQKVWRSLQAFGNIAFAYGFSLILLEIQDTIRSPPPSEARVMKKATAVSVAVTTVIYLLCGCIGYAAFGGSAPDNLLTGFGFYEPFWLLDVANAFVVVHLVGTYQVMSQPVFAYVERRAAAAWPGSALVRDREVRVGAAMPAFTVSPIRLAWRTAYVCVTTAVAMLLPFFGSVVGLIGALGFWPLTVYFPVEMYIAQRRLPRGSRRWMLLQGLSAGCLVVSVAAAAGSIAGVVEDLKAHNPFCWSC; the protein is encoded by the exons ATGGAGGTGGACCATGGCGCGGCCGGCAACGGCAACGGCAACGGCAACCATGTCCAAATCCAAAGTCGTCGCGCGGCGGAGTCGTTGTCGTCGTCGGGGTCGCCGCACAAGCCGCCGCTcgttgacgacgacgggcggccgCTCCGCACGGGCACGCTGTGGACAGCCAGCGCGCACATCATCACCGCCGTGATCGGCTCCGGCGTGCTCTCGCTGGCGTGGGGCGTCGCGCAGCTCGGTTGGGCGGGCGGCCCCGCCGCGATTGTGGTCTTCGGCGCCGTCATCTACTACACCTCCACGCTCCTCGCCGAGTGCTACCGCTCCGGCGACCCCATGTTCGGCCCGCGCAACCGCACCTACATCGACGCCGTCCGCGCCTCCCTCGGCGACTCCAAGGAGAGGCTCTGCGGCGCCATCCAGCTCTCCAacctcttcggcatcggcatcggcgtcTCCATTGCTGCCTCCGTCAGCATGCA AGCCATCAGGAGGGCGGGGTGCTTTCACTACAGAGGCCACGGTGACCCCTGCCACGCCTCCACCAGCCCATACATCGCCATCTTCGGCGTGATGCAGATCGTCTTCTCGCAGATCCCTGACCTGGACAAGGTATGGTGGCTCTCCACCGTCGCCGCCATCATGTCCTTCTCCTACTCCGCCATCGGCATCTGCCTTGGTGTTGCCCAGATTGAAG CACACggaggaccaagggggagcctCGCCGGCGTcatcggcgccggcgccggcgtgaCGGTGATGCAGAAGGTGTGGCGGAGCCTGCAGGCCTTCGGGAACATCGCGTTCGCGTACGGTTTCTCCCTGATCCTGCTGGAGATCCAGGACACGATcaggtcgccgccgccgtcggaggCCAGAGTGATGAAGAAGGCGACGGCGGTGAGCGTGGCGGTGACGACGGTGATCTACCTGCTGTGCGGCTGCATCGGGTACGCGGCGTTCGGCGGGTCGGCCCCGGACAACCTGCTGACGGGGTTCGGCTTCTACGAGCCCTTCTGGCTGCTGGACGTGGCCAACGCCTTCGTGGTGGTGCACCTGGTGGGCACCTACCAGGTCATGTCGCAGCCCGTCTTCGCCTACGTcgagcgccgcgccgccgcagccTGGCCTGGCAGCGCGCTGGTCCGCGACAGGGAGGTCAGGGTCGGGGCAGCCATGCCGGCGTTCACCGTCAGCCCCATCCGGCTCGCGTGGCGCACGGCGTACGTGTGCGTCACCACGGCCGTGGCCATGCTGCTGCCCTTCTTCGGCTCCGTCGTCGGACTCATCGGCGCGCTCGGGTTCTGGCCGCTCACCGTCTACTTCCCCGTGGAGATGTACATCGCGCAGCGCCGGCTGCCGCGGGGGAGCAGGCGGTGGATGCTCTTGCAGGGGCTCAGCGCCGGCTGCCTTGTCGTGTCCGTCGCTGCCGCTGCTGGGTCCATCGCCGGCGTCGTGGAAGACCTCAAGGCGCACAATCCCTTCTGCTGGTCGTGCTGA